The following proteins are encoded in a genomic region of Sebastes fasciatus isolate fSebFas1 chromosome 12, fSebFas1.pri, whole genome shotgun sequence:
- the LOC141778251 gene encoding serum amyloid P-component-like yields the protein MAFWLLLLMLTACAAIPTDLSGKMFIFPEETNTANVKLIPALSRLTAITVCLRFKTDLSRNHALFSLATATHHNAFLIFKDSSGDDIDVYVGNANKEFEGQDYKLNTWHSICTTWDAASGLVQLWLDGKSTIKKYFGGPAIVNPIIILGQEQDSHGGRFDRSQSFLGMICDVHVWNYVLSPCEIMRFMNDENYTPGNVVNWSALTSMTTGRVLTEDKQKACEEHKQCPGVLY from the exons ATGGCGTTTTGGCTTCTCCTGCTGATGCTGACAGCATGTGCTGCAATTCCTACCG aTCTTTCTGGTAAAATGTTCATCTTCCCAGAGGAAACCAACACAGCTAATGTGAAACTGATACCTGCGCTATCACGTCTCACTGCTATAACTGTCTGTCTCAG GTTCAAGACCGATCTCAGCAGAAACCATGCACTATTCTCTCTGGCCACAGCCACGCATCACAATGCCTTCCTGATATTCAAGGACAGTTCAGGTGATGACATTGACGTGTATGTCGGGAATGCAAATAAAGAATTTGAAGGTCAGGACTACAAATTGAACACATGGCACTCCATTTGTACTACATGGGACGCTGCGTCTGGTCTGGTTCAGCTGTGGTTAGATGGAAAGTCAACAATTAAGAAATACTTTGGTGGACCAGCAATTGTAAATCCCATTATCATCCTCGGACAG GAACAGGATTCCCATGGCGGGCGGTTTGACAGGAGTCAGTCTTTCCTTGGCATGATATGTGATGTCCACGTGTGGAACTACGTCCTTTCACCCTGTGAGATCATGCGCTTCATGAATGATGAAAACTACACCCCAGGGAATGTGGTCAACTGGAGTGCGCTGACTAGCATGACCACCGGAAGAGTGCTAACAGAAGATAAACAAAAGGCCTGTGAAGAGCACAAGCAATGCCCAGGTGTTCTCTATTGA